The genomic DNA ACTCGTTCAAAGTTGGTGTATATACCGAAAGGAACTTCACATCAGAATCAGAGTTTAAACTCATacgaaagaaagaaaaacaaaatcaaatcaaCCTAAAGACAAACATTCAAGCTGTTTAAACGATGCCTTAATAAATCGTTAATTaattatttgtgttttttttttaagttgaccAAGGTCAAACTAAAGCAAACCCGGGAAGCGATAAAAAGATGAATAAGAGAGAAGAGGGAAAGTGAAATAGACAGACAGACATGCGATAACTTAACAAGATAAACTGCACGTGGCATTatcttattaataataataataataataattttgatcaaaattaatacgagataaaaaaatatatatcttttGATCAAAAGGATGGATCATTTGGGATTTTATGAATCCCACCTATTATACAGATAGGATTTATAAAATTTCATCTATTAATAACCTTTGGTCCagaaataaatcaagatttacaATCCAGAGGATCAAACCGCTAGTCCCGGGGAAAACAAATCTATTACACATCACAGCTAGTGCTAGTGCTTAAAAATTGCTGCATTAATGAAGGGCAGCTGCCCTCGTTTGTTGGACTCCCTTGGAGGGCTACACAAGGAGTTGGGAATAGAACCTTCACTTTGTGTCCTCATTTTTCTTCAAAAACTTTACAAAAAGTAAATGGATTCATTCGCGGATAGCACGCCACAGGGCGCTATATATAGTGCTCGATCATCGCCTAGCTCCTCCACAGAAGTGTACGCAAACAAAGGGTTTGCGAATTGCTCTTCGCTAGCTAGCCGCGAGCAAACTCGCATTAATTGCAAGCCATGAGCAGAGCGCGAGACTCGCTGGTGGTGGGCCGGGTGATCGGCGACGTCCTCGAGCCCTTCGTCAAGAGAGTCTCTCTCCGAATCAACTACGCCGGGAAGGAGATCACCAACGGCCGCGAGTTCAAGCCATCTGAGGTGGTCAACCAACCTCGCGTCGAGGTCGGTGGCAATGACCTCAGGACCTTTTACACGCTCGTACGTGAGCCTGGCCTACTTAATTCTTCTTTAAACCTCAAATATTCTTAAACCCTAAACACTATTAATCAATCAACTACCTCGCACGACGCACGCATGCATGCAGGTGATGGTGGACCCCGATGCTCCCAGCCCTAGTAACCCTCACCTGAGAGAGTACCTCCAGTGGTAAACCTAAACTCTCTGTTTAATTTCTTCAAATATTGACTGACTAGCTCGTTAATTATGCGTACGTTACTGCTAATGCAGGCTGGTGGTCGACATCCCTGGCACTACGGACGCGACCTTCGGTGAGTGTATCGATCATTCATCGATCGAAAGGCATGCATGATTAATTGCATGCATTGATTTAAGATATATACTGAATTTCATTTCCAGGAAGAGAGCTGATGTGCTACGAGCCCCCACGGCCCACAATGGGGATCCACCGCATGGTGCTCGTGTTGTTCCAGCAGCTGGGTCGTGAGACGGTGTATCCACCCGGGTGGCGCCAGAACTTCAACACCAAGGACTTTGCCGAGATTTACAACCTCGGGCAGCCGGTGGCCGCCGTCTACTTCAACTGCCAGAGGGAGTCCGGCTCTGGTGGCCGGAGGATGTACCCCATATAGAATTCTCTAGCTGCCACTGctacttaaataaataaataaataaatatatatatatatatatatatatatatatatatatatatatatatatatacacacacacaaacaCTTATAAGTTGATGCagctatatatctatatatatgaatTCAGATGGTGATAATAACGTATTAGTATGATGCAAGAGTGAGAGTGCATGAAATACAACTGTATACGGTCTGCTGATATAATCTATGGCTGGGAACCTTAATGTCATTCTAATTCTCGTGATAAATAAAAGAGGTATTTGAAGGTAATTTAGGAGAAATCTAGGTAAGGCAATGGATATATATGATGCCGCCGTCACTTTCAGAGGGCACCTGTCGAGATTTATGCCTGACAAAAGGACGCCACAAGATCAAATGTGCATGGAAAAAGGATTATTCTTTATACAAGGAATGGATGTCAAAAATTAATGGATCTTGGAAAATGAATGGATGGATTAATTAATTATCATGGTGGTAAAAAGATAAATACACTCATCCTCCTCAGTACCTCTTGTCAATTCGTCCCTGTAAGGTCAATAtgaaagaggtaaatcacggacggctattagtttttggaataatgactagcacataagggagacattatctcgactttatcgagattcgaatttCAAATCTCATGACGATAACATCTCATGTGCTAATCACTAAGTTATCCCGAGAGGATTAATTAATTACCATTgtgacaaaagacgaatacgttcgtccccaatgcctccgtcaacccgtcccaagaccaacacggaggaggtaaatcacgagcggctactagcctttggaatagtgactagcacataagggagatatttacctcgatTTTGCCGAAATTTGAACCTAAGATCTCATTATGATAATACCTTATATACTAATCATTAGATCCATccgagaaaaataaaaaaaaattggctGAGTACATAGCACCTTGTGGCGGTTGTGATTTGAAAACGAAAACTGACTGAAATTTCACGTGCATGTACAAGAGCAGGAACCAATTAGGGGGTTCTCATGTACTACTGAGTTGCAGAACTTTAACGTCTGTGAAACTACTACTCAAAAGTTGTGGTGGGAAATAGCAGAGACAGATTCTCATGTAAATCTTGTGGAACAATATTGGAAGTCAAAGCAGTGATACTAACCTCCTTAGATTCGTGTTACTATAATTAGAGAAATCATAAACTATAAGAATCTAGACAAACCGTCTTATATGTGATAAATTAGACTATTTGATGGCTACTTGGGCCGTGATTTCCTTAaggagaaagagaaaaaaaaataaaagaaaaaaataataggaGGTTATCCGGGTGACTCCACACTCATGGCCCACAGCCCGAATAGATCATCCGGGTTGGCTCACCAATATCTCCTATCCCGTCAAGGCGGAGGTAACTTACCTAGGTATGAAAGAAGCCCgtaaatttaagaattttttcaTAATTACAAATCTCCCAATCAAATTCTGCGATCAACTCGGAGTTCGTTTCTTTTTATATACAACTTCCCTGAGTCTTGATAAagtataattaattataatttctgaCTCCGCTACTGTATCCTGTATAGGCTCCACTTCTCTCTCTCGCAACTTCTAATGAGCTGGACCCTCGGTCTTCTTTTCCCTCATATCCCCAACGAGAGTctcttcttttgaaaattaatttttgcaaCCAATAAGTTGAACGAGAGTGTTTAGAATATTCAATACTTGCATAGCATAGAGCATAGAGGGGTAAATAACTAACCATACACCTTTCACAAGGTTTCTTTTTCATTATCTTTTCACTCTTTCGTAGAAATCTTCAATAATCTCTCTTTTACAACCATAATaataatcaaaatttattttattttattttatataactaagtattttttttttgttattgttttctttgtatttatTATAATTTCACATCTTTTTAAGACAcctctttaaaaaaatttaaaatttaaaatttaaaattctaaaaatataaatagattttaaagataaCACACATTtattataattcaaattaaatttatttttttttaaaaaaaatgcatataataatagtaataataaaaaaaatattgtggGAGAGGGAAGAATCGTGTGAATCCCTTTCAAGGAATAAACTTTTCATACACTTGTAACTTTTTGCTAGCTTTGCGGCATCCGTAAGCTGAGCATATATCTTCAAAAACTTTTAATCAGATTCGAGCTGTCTCTCATGTACGTCCTCCTCACCTTTCATTTCCTCTCATGAATAAGTTTAACATTAACACATGCAAAGTAGCAAGTCAACTTCTACATGCATCAATTACTCACTGCCTGCCTTACCTTACCTTGTGGCTGCCATGGACTAAGGTTCAATTCCACATACATTTAGCAGACCCATCAACAAAGGAATCTCACTCACAAAGTAACATCCATGGAGATGGTCACAATCCAGCTGCTCTTCTAAGAAAAGCTAGCAGTATGTAAAATGCGGTCGAGGCTAGAGATAGATTGACATTGGAGTCCCCTCCTAGATGAACATTTCTAAGGGGATAATCTTGCCTAATGGGATCGAGGTCGCGAGTTGTTGTGGAGAAGGAAGTAGATGAAGCGAAGGCAGAGCAAGTAACAAAGTAGGGAGggtattagaattaaaaatgaagagaaagaaaataGAATACTAACAAGTTTTATACTTGACGCCAGGCATCTTCAAGTGGTTGAGTTTTACACAACAACTAAAGCTCAGGAAATGAAATCACAGAAAGACAGGTAACCAGAATCCACTAGTTCAGGAATATGACTAGCTAAGAATAATCGAAATGGTTCGCTCATCATCATATAAACAcgtgaaacaaaaaaaaatctggAAAGTTAATAAGTAGCAAGGCAATAGGGGGTACGATTTTAAGCGCCGAAGGCAGTAATGAAGGATACAAGAACAGTAATGTCATCTAGCTTGCCTCCGTAGTATCGGTATCCAGCGTGTTGAGCTGCAGTCGAGAATGGTGTTTGCCTGTTCTTATCCTGAGCTCGTTGGCGAGCCAATGCGGCAATCTTCTGGGCCATCACTTGAGGTTCCAAACCAGCTCGAATCCCATGAACCACCACGGCAGTGATCTCGTTGTTGTACAGGTTATCGAAGAGACCATCTGTCCCTGTGACAATCACGTCGCCTGATTCGACTGGGACAGTGAACACCTGCTCACAAGTTTTGAGAGGACCAATGGTTATCCATTTCATCAAACCAAAAAGAATATCAGCAGAGATTGGGTTATTAAGTGCAGCCAGACGCCAGCATGAGCTAGCTAAGAAACAGGGTTGGGTCAGCTCAACTCTAAGCAATAACAGTCATGAATAAATCAGGCTGGGGATTGAAGTCCGGAGCATATTTTGTTCGAGTTTTCAGAGGTTATCTAGGCGAAGGTACAAGCACAAAAACGTAATTG from Zingiber officinale cultivar Zhangliang chromosome 4A, Zo_v1.1, whole genome shotgun sequence includes the following:
- the LOC121973805 gene encoding protein HEADING DATE 3A-like, coding for MSRARDSLVVGRVIGDVLEPFVKRVSLRINYAGKEITNGREFKPSEVVNQPRVEVGGNDLRTFYTLVMVDPDAPSPSNPHLREYLQWLVVDIPGTTDATFGRELMCYEPPRPTMGIHRMVLVLFQQLGRETVYPPGWRQNFNTKDFAEIYNLGQPVAAVYFNCQRESGSGGRRMYPI